In a single window of the Acipenser ruthenus chromosome 20, fAciRut3.2 maternal haplotype, whole genome shotgun sequence genome:
- the LOC117425446 gene encoding anoctamin-10-like — MLFQRVSKGVVTIASGSWTKVTCKCCFTDTVRPLLVIELNKDVQLETKQWIISKIEAPANKQGAQLLAHPGEDDDGDMILVAAPSCTLLRNAEALGLSKPYRDGTMLAFSYPDRANFKNADNVEELLTLAEQQYISKKELYDLKAGTNESIPGFSKDKGSLYPGEPIFQKLEKSGIVKTMYPLHDKEKLSAFSKQWYSQFNSGVQPLDYIHSYFGGTVAFYFSFLGFYNLSLQLPAVLGAVLYFLPWNSLNGQVLLAIFNVVWSTVFLELWKRRSAELAYGWGTLLLNSTFEEPRPNYWGTMGHNPVTKRWEPYFPSAERKKRIWFVSTPVVCAFLWLTVMGMVAYFYLEWCVKDYYSREPSWLAMPLLYLPSVLHILYVDFMNHVYKTVAHMLTEWENHRVESDFQKHYTLKVLVFRFINCFAVLFYIAFYKQDLELLRKRLVSLLIVSQIINQVTEALVPYLLERFLPSQGTKQREADPHIDKFRAQGCQPEYPGLFAEYIELFVQFGYLSLFSCVYPLTAALLFLNNVTEIRTDALKICKLFRKPFVAPAANIGIWQTAFEALGFVSVISNCWLILISPQVTGYCQENGVSFRHALLCTIALEHVLIILKVVIAFVIPDLPKWVRIKVAQLEFRSRQALRTVA, encoded by the exons GAGCTCAGCTACTGGCTCACCCCGGTGAGGATGACGATGGTGACATGATCCTAGTCGCTGCACCTTCCTGCACACTCCTGAGGAATGCTGAGGCCCTGGGGCTTTCCAAACCCTACCGTGACGGGACCATGCTTGCCTTCTCATACCCGGACAGAGCCAACTTCAAAAACGCAG ACAATGTTGAAGAGCTCCTGACTCTGGCAGAACagcaatacatttctaaaaaagaGCTGTATGATTTAAAAGCTGGCACTAATGAATCGATCCCTGGTTTTTCCAAAGACAAAGGGAGTCTGTACCCTGGAGAGCCGATAT TTCAGAAGCTGGAGAAGAGCGGAATAGTGAAGACAATGTACCCACTGCATGACAAAGAGAAACTGAGCGCCTTCTCAAAACAGTGGTACTCCCAATTTAACTCTGGGGTGCAGCCGTTAG ATTACATCCACTCCTATTTCGGTGGGACTGTGGCTTTCTATTTCAGTTTCCTGGGCTTCTACAACCTCTCACTGCAGCTCCCTGCTGTTCTGGGTGCTGTTCTTTACTTCTTGCCCTGGAACTCCCTgaatggccaggtcctgttggcCATTTTCAATGTGGTTTGGTCCACAGTGTTCCTGGAGCTGTGGAAGAGACGGAGTGCAGAGCTGGCTTACGGTTGGGGGACCCTGCTGCTTAACAGCACCTTCGAAGAGCCGCGACCCAACTACTGGGGCACCATGGGACACAACCCAGTAACGAAACGCTGGGAGCCGTACTTCCCAAGTGCTGAGCGGAAGAAGAGGATCTGGTTTGTGTCCACCCCTGTAGTGTGTGCTTTCCTGTGGCTCACAGTGATGGGGATGGTGGCCTACTTCTACTTAGAGTGGTGTGTGAAGGATTATTACAGCCGGGAGCCCTCGTGGCTCGCTATGCCCCTGCTGTACCTTCCTTCAGTGCTGCACATACTATACGTGGACTTCATGAACCATGTCTACAAGACAGTGGCACACATGCTGACAGAGTGGG AGAATCACAGAGTGGAGTCAGACTTCCAGAAACACTATACTCTGAAGGTTTTGGTG TTTAGGTTCATCAACTGTTTTGCTGTCTTGTTTTATATCGCCTTCTACAAGCAAGACCTGGAGCTGCTCAGAAAG AGGCTGGTGTCCCTGTTGATTGTCAGTCAGATAATAAACCAGGTTACAGAGGCGCTGGTGCCGTACCTGCTGGAGAGATTTTTGCCGAGCCAGGGGACGAAGCAGAGAGAAGCTGACCCGCATATTGACAAGTTCCGTGCCCAGGGCTGCCAGCCGGAATACCCT gGGTTGTTTGCTGAGTACATCGAGCTCTTTGTGCAGTTTGGCTACCTCAGTCTCTTCTCCTGCGTGTACCCGCTCACAGCAGCCCTGCTCTTTCTCAACAATGTGACTGAGATCCGCACTGACGCTCTGAAAATCTGCAAGCTCTTCAGAAAGCCCTTTGTCGCTCCTGCTGCCAACATCGGGATCTGGCAG ACAGCTTTTGAAGCCCTGGGGTTTGTGTCAGTGATCTCCAACTGCTGGCTCATCCTCATCTCTCCGCAAGTCACAGGTTACTGCCAAGAGAATGGGGTTAGCTTTCGACATGCCCTACTCTGTACCATTGCTTTGGAG CATGTACTCATCATTCTGAAGGTTGTTATAGCGTTTGTGATTCCAGACCTACCCAAGTGGGTGAGGATAAAAGTTGCTCAGCTTGAATTTCGGAGTCGCCAAGCTCTCAGAACAG ttgCCTAA